One genomic region from Pogoniulus pusillus isolate bPogPus1 chromosome 40, bPogPus1.pri, whole genome shotgun sequence encodes:
- the HDAC5 gene encoding histone deacetylase 5 isoform X3: MDPQSDAEGGSNPEPSLDLLSCTQLPAALPTPGPEGLAEARGVPEACAERRGPGLDAAARERQLQRELLALKQQQQLQKQLLFAEFQKQHEHLTRQHEVQLQKHLKQQQEALAARRQQELEQQRQRQEALEQQQRLEQLHALRTKDKSRESAIASTEVKLKLQEFLLSKTKEPAPGPPNHSLPQHPKCWAHHTSLDQSSPPQTGSPGTPPSYKLPALGTYDSRDDFPLRKTASEPNLKVRSRLKQKVTERRSSPLLRRKDGSVISACRRRALEVTVSSVCSSAPGSGPSSPNSSHSAIAENGFTGSVPNIPAEPRALALDGTGQLSLYTSPSLPNISLGLQATVTVTSSHLSASPKLSPQAEAERPGVATLRPGATLTGKFLSTSSIPGCLLGVALDGDPPAGPATLLQHVLLLEQARQQSALIAVPLHGQSPLVSGERVGSVRAVPKLPRHRPLSRTQSSPLPQSPQALPHGALQHHFLDKQQLLPKSGELARPPPTHPEETEEELTEQQSPPPGDRVPPGPPLTIVSPDAGDPPEQRQEPEGCGGACEEPGEGGDEPEGPGGVSGVTELGASYKQVFPEAQLQLYPGPALGILALPHPALARTQSSPASAGIKPPVPDGPPKHLFTTGVVYDTFMLKHQCTCGNTNVHPEHAGRIQSIWSRLQETGLLGKCERIRGRKATLEEIQAVHSEHHTLLYGTSPLNRQKLDSKKLLGPISQKMYAVLPCGGIGVDSDTVWNEMHSSSAVRMAVGCLLELSFKVAAGEIKNGFAIIRPPGHHAEESTAMGFCFFNSVAISAKLLQQKLSVGRILIVDWDIHHGNGTQQAFYSDPDVLYISLHRYDDGNFFPGSGAPEEVGSGLGVGYNINIAWTGGVDPPIGDVEYLTAFRTVVMPIANEFSPDVVLVSAGFDAVEGHLSPLGGYSVTAKCFGHLTKQLMMLAGGRVVLALEGGHDLTAICDASEACVSALLGLELEPLDPSLLQQKPNVNAVATLEKVIEIQSQHWGSVKRFAAAVGCSLLEAQKGEAEEAETVTAMALLSVGAEQGGADPRPRPAEEPMEAEPTL, from the exons GGGCTGGACGCGGCGGCGCGGGAGCGGCAGCTGCAGCGGGAGCTGCTGGccctcaagcagcagcagcagctccagaagcaGCTCCTCTTCGCCGAGTTCCAGAAGCAGCACGAGCACCTCACCCGCCAGCACGAGGTCCAGCTCCAGAAGCACCTCAAG cagcagcaggaggcgcTGGCGGCTCggcggcagcaggagctggagcagcagcggcagcggcaggaggccctggagcagcagcagcgtctggagcagctccatgCCCTGCGCACCAAGGACAAGAGCAGGGAGA GTGCCATCGCCAGCACGGAGGTGAAGCTGAAGCTGCAGGAGTTTCTGCTCAGCAAGACGAAGGAGCCAGCTCCTGGCCCCCCCAACCattccctcccccagcaccccaaatGTTG GGCTCACCACACCTCGTTGGACCAGAGTTCCCCCCCCCAGACCGGCAGCCCGGGCACCCCCCCGTCCTACAAGCTCCCTGCGCTGGGCACCTACGACAGCAGGGACGACTTCCCGCTCCGCAAAACCG CCTCGGAACCCAACCTGAAGGTGCGGTCGCGGTTAAAACAGAAGGTGACGGAGCGCAGGAGCAGTCCCCTGCTGCGGAGGAAGGATGGCTCCGTGATCAGCgcctgccgccgccgcgcccTCGAGGTCACCG TGTCGTCAGtctgcagcagtgccccagGCTCTGGGCCCAGCTCCCCCAACAGCTCCCACAGTGCCATCGCCGAGAATGGCTTCACCGGCTCCGTCCCCAACATCCCCGCAGAG CCCCGTGCCCTCGCCCTGGATGGCACAGGCCAGCTCAGCCTCTACACGTCCCCGTCCCTGCCCAACatctccctggggctgcaggcCACTGTCACTGTCACCAGCTCCCACCTCAGC GCGTCCCCCAAGCTGTCGCCGCAGGCAGAGGCCGAGCGCCCGGGGGTGGCCACCCTGCGGCCCGGGGCCACCCTCACGGGCAAGTTCCTGAGCACCTCTTCCATCCCgggctgcctgctgggggtGGCCCTGGACGGGGACCCCCCCGCCGGGCCCGCGACCCTGCTGCAGCAcgtcctgctgctggagcaagcGCGGCAGCAGAGCGCCCTCATCGCCG TGCCCCTGCACGGGCAGTCGCCGCTGGTGAGCGGGGAGCGCGTGGGCAGCGTGCGGGCAGTGCCCAAGCTGCCTCGGCACCGGCCCCTCAGCCGCACCCAGTCCTCGCCCCTgccccagagcccccaggcccTGCCCCACGGCGCCCTCCAGCACCACTTCCTCGACAAGCAGCAG ctgctccccaaGTCAGGGGAGCTGGCACGGCCGCCCCCTACCCACCCCGAGGAGACGGAGGAGGAGCTGACAGAGCAGCAGTCACCCCCCCCGGGGGACAGGGTCCCCCCCGGGCCCCCCCTCACCATCGTGTCCCCCGATGCTGGAGACCCCCCAGAGCAGCggcaggagcctgagggctgtggaggggcctGCGAGGAGCCAGGGGAGGGTGGGGACGAGCCCGAGGGTCCCGGGGGGGTCTCTGGTGTCACCGAGCTGGGAGCCAGCTACAAGCAG GTGTTCCCtgaggctcagctgcagctgtaccctggcccagccctgggcatcctggcactgccccacccagcccttgcccgcACCCAGTCGTCCCCTGCCAGTGCTGGCATCAAGCCCCCTGTGCCCGATGGGCCCCCCAAGCACCTCTTCACTACAG GCGTGGTGTACGacaccttcatgctgaagcaCCAATGCACCTGCGGCAACACCAACGTCCACCCCGAGCACGCCGGCCGCATCCAGAGCATCTGGTCCCGGCTGCAGGAGACTGGGCTGCTGGGCAAGTGTGAG CGCATCCGGGGCCGGAAGGCGACGCTGGAGGAGATCCAGGCTGTGCACTCGGAGCACCACACTCTGCTCTACGGCACCAGCCCTCTCAACCGCCAGAAGCTCGACAGCAAGAAGCTGCTGG GTCCCATCAGCCAGAAGATGTATGCGGTGCTGCCCTGCGGGGGCATTGGG GTGGACAGCGACACAGTGTGGAACGAGATGCACTCCTCCAGCGCCGTGCGCATGGCCGtgggctgcctgctggagctCTCCTTCAAGGTGGCTGCTGGCGAGATCAAG AACGGCTTTGCCATCATCCGCCCCCCAGGGCACCACGCCGAGGAGTCCACGGCCAT GGGCTTCTGCTTCTTCAACTCCGTGGCCATCTCggccaagctgctgcagcagaagctgagtGTGGGCAGGATCCTCATCGTGGACTGG GACATCCACCACGGCAACGGCACCCAGCAAGCCTTCTACAGCGACCCTGACGTCCTCTACATCTCCCTGCACCGCTACGACGACGGCAACTTCTTCCCGGGCAGCGGAGCGCCGGAGGAG gtgggcagcggGCTGGGAGTGGGCTACAACATCAACATCGCCTGGACGGGTGGCGTGGACCCCCCCATCGGGGACGTGGAGTAtctcacagccttcag gACCGTGGTGATGCCCATTGCCAACGAGTTCTCCCCGGAcgtggtgctggtctctgccgGCTTCGACGCCGTCGAGGGTCACCTGTCCCCCCTGGGTGGCTACTCTGTCACTGCCAAGT GTTTCGGGCACTTGACCAAGCAGCTGATGATGCTGGCGGGGGGCAGGGTGGTGCTGGCCCTGGAGGGGGGACATGACCTGACAGCCATCTGCGACGCCTCCGAGGCCTGTGTGTCTGCACTGCTCGGCCTGGAG CTGGAGCCCCTGGATCcgtccctgctgcagcagaagcccaacGTGAACGCTGTGGCCACGCTGGAGAAGGTCATCGAGATCCAGA GCCAGCACTGGGGCTCCGTGAAGCGCTTCGCGGCCGCCGTGGGCTGCTCCTTGCTGGAGGCGCAGAagggggaggcagaggaggcagagacGGTGACAGCCATGGCCCTGCTGTCCGTGGGGGCCGAGCAGGGCGGCGCCGACCCACGGCCCAG GCCAGCAGAGGAGCCAATGGAGGCTGAACCCACGCTGTGA
- the HDAC5 gene encoding histone deacetylase 5 isoform X1 — protein MDPQSDAEGGSNPEPSLDLLSCTQLPAALPTPGPEGLAEARGVPEACAERRGPGLDAAARERQLQRELLALKQQQQLQKQLLFAEFQKQHEHLTRQHEVQLQKHLKQQQEALAARRQQELEQQRQRQEALEQQQRLEQLHALRTKDKSRESAIASTEVKLKLQEFLLSKTKEPAPGPPNHSLPQHPKCWAHHTSLDQSSPPQTGSPGTPPSYKLPALGTYDSRDDFPLRKTASEPNLKVRSRLKQKVTERRSSPLLRRKDGSVISACRRRALEVTVSSVCSSAPGSGPSSPNSSHSAIAENGFTGSVPNIPAEPRALALDGTGQLSLYTSPSLPNISLGLQATVTVTSSHLSASPKLSPQAEAERPGVATLRPGATLTGKFLSTSSIPGCLLGVALDGDPPAGPATLLQHVLLLEQARQQSALIAVPLHGQSPLVSGERVGSVRAVPKLPRHRPLSRTQSSPLPQSPQALPHGALQHHFLDKQQVQLGKLLPKSGELARPPPTHPEETEEELTEQQSPPPGDRVPPGPPLTIVSPDAGDPPEQRQEPEGCGGACEEPGEGGDEPEGPGGVSGVTELGASYKQVFPEAQLQLYPGPALGILALPHPALARTQSSPASAGIKPPVPDGPPKHLFTTGVVYDTFMLKHQCTCGNTNVHPEHAGRIQSIWSRLQETGLLGKCERIRGRKATLEEIQAVHSEHHTLLYGTSPLNRQKLDSKKLLGPISQKMYAVLPCGGIGVDSDTVWNEMHSSSAVRMAVGCLLELSFKVAAGEIKNGFAIIRPPGHHAEESTAMGFCFFNSVAISAKLLQQKLSVGRILIVDWDIHHGNGTQQAFYSDPDVLYISLHRYDDGNFFPGSGAPEEVGSGLGVGYNINIAWTGGVDPPIGDVEYLTAFRTVVMPIANEFSPDVVLVSAGFDAVEGHLSPLGGYSVTAKCFGHLTKQLMMLAGGRVVLALEGGHDLTAICDASEACVSALLGLELEPLDPSLLQQKPNVNAVATLEKVIEIQSQHWGSVKRFAAAVGCSLLEAQKGEAEEAETVTAMALLSVGAEQGGADPRPRPAEEPMEAEPTL, from the exons GGGCTGGACGCGGCGGCGCGGGAGCGGCAGCTGCAGCGGGAGCTGCTGGccctcaagcagcagcagcagctccagaagcaGCTCCTCTTCGCCGAGTTCCAGAAGCAGCACGAGCACCTCACCCGCCAGCACGAGGTCCAGCTCCAGAAGCACCTCAAG cagcagcaggaggcgcTGGCGGCTCggcggcagcaggagctggagcagcagcggcagcggcaggaggccctggagcagcagcagcgtctggagcagctccatgCCCTGCGCACCAAGGACAAGAGCAGGGAGA GTGCCATCGCCAGCACGGAGGTGAAGCTGAAGCTGCAGGAGTTTCTGCTCAGCAAGACGAAGGAGCCAGCTCCTGGCCCCCCCAACCattccctcccccagcaccccaaatGTTG GGCTCACCACACCTCGTTGGACCAGAGTTCCCCCCCCCAGACCGGCAGCCCGGGCACCCCCCCGTCCTACAAGCTCCCTGCGCTGGGCACCTACGACAGCAGGGACGACTTCCCGCTCCGCAAAACCG CCTCGGAACCCAACCTGAAGGTGCGGTCGCGGTTAAAACAGAAGGTGACGGAGCGCAGGAGCAGTCCCCTGCTGCGGAGGAAGGATGGCTCCGTGATCAGCgcctgccgccgccgcgcccTCGAGGTCACCG TGTCGTCAGtctgcagcagtgccccagGCTCTGGGCCCAGCTCCCCCAACAGCTCCCACAGTGCCATCGCCGAGAATGGCTTCACCGGCTCCGTCCCCAACATCCCCGCAGAG CCCCGTGCCCTCGCCCTGGATGGCACAGGCCAGCTCAGCCTCTACACGTCCCCGTCCCTGCCCAACatctccctggggctgcaggcCACTGTCACTGTCACCAGCTCCCACCTCAGC GCGTCCCCCAAGCTGTCGCCGCAGGCAGAGGCCGAGCGCCCGGGGGTGGCCACCCTGCGGCCCGGGGCCACCCTCACGGGCAAGTTCCTGAGCACCTCTTCCATCCCgggctgcctgctgggggtGGCCCTGGACGGGGACCCCCCCGCCGGGCCCGCGACCCTGCTGCAGCAcgtcctgctgctggagcaagcGCGGCAGCAGAGCGCCCTCATCGCCG TGCCCCTGCACGGGCAGTCGCCGCTGGTGAGCGGGGAGCGCGTGGGCAGCGTGCGGGCAGTGCCCAAGCTGCCTCGGCACCGGCCCCTCAGCCGCACCCAGTCCTCGCCCCTgccccagagcccccaggcccTGCCCCACGGCGCCCTCCAGCACCACTTCCTCGACAAGCAGCAGGTCCAGCTGGGGAAG ctgctccccaaGTCAGGGGAGCTGGCACGGCCGCCCCCTACCCACCCCGAGGAGACGGAGGAGGAGCTGACAGAGCAGCAGTCACCCCCCCCGGGGGACAGGGTCCCCCCCGGGCCCCCCCTCACCATCGTGTCCCCCGATGCTGGAGACCCCCCAGAGCAGCggcaggagcctgagggctgtggaggggcctGCGAGGAGCCAGGGGAGGGTGGGGACGAGCCCGAGGGTCCCGGGGGGGTCTCTGGTGTCACCGAGCTGGGAGCCAGCTACAAGCAG GTGTTCCCtgaggctcagctgcagctgtaccctggcccagccctgggcatcctggcactgccccacccagcccttgcccgcACCCAGTCGTCCCCTGCCAGTGCTGGCATCAAGCCCCCTGTGCCCGATGGGCCCCCCAAGCACCTCTTCACTACAG GCGTGGTGTACGacaccttcatgctgaagcaCCAATGCACCTGCGGCAACACCAACGTCCACCCCGAGCACGCCGGCCGCATCCAGAGCATCTGGTCCCGGCTGCAGGAGACTGGGCTGCTGGGCAAGTGTGAG CGCATCCGGGGCCGGAAGGCGACGCTGGAGGAGATCCAGGCTGTGCACTCGGAGCACCACACTCTGCTCTACGGCACCAGCCCTCTCAACCGCCAGAAGCTCGACAGCAAGAAGCTGCTGG GTCCCATCAGCCAGAAGATGTATGCGGTGCTGCCCTGCGGGGGCATTGGG GTGGACAGCGACACAGTGTGGAACGAGATGCACTCCTCCAGCGCCGTGCGCATGGCCGtgggctgcctgctggagctCTCCTTCAAGGTGGCTGCTGGCGAGATCAAG AACGGCTTTGCCATCATCCGCCCCCCAGGGCACCACGCCGAGGAGTCCACGGCCAT GGGCTTCTGCTTCTTCAACTCCGTGGCCATCTCggccaagctgctgcagcagaagctgagtGTGGGCAGGATCCTCATCGTGGACTGG GACATCCACCACGGCAACGGCACCCAGCAAGCCTTCTACAGCGACCCTGACGTCCTCTACATCTCCCTGCACCGCTACGACGACGGCAACTTCTTCCCGGGCAGCGGAGCGCCGGAGGAG gtgggcagcggGCTGGGAGTGGGCTACAACATCAACATCGCCTGGACGGGTGGCGTGGACCCCCCCATCGGGGACGTGGAGTAtctcacagccttcag gACCGTGGTGATGCCCATTGCCAACGAGTTCTCCCCGGAcgtggtgctggtctctgccgGCTTCGACGCCGTCGAGGGTCACCTGTCCCCCCTGGGTGGCTACTCTGTCACTGCCAAGT GTTTCGGGCACTTGACCAAGCAGCTGATGATGCTGGCGGGGGGCAGGGTGGTGCTGGCCCTGGAGGGGGGACATGACCTGACAGCCATCTGCGACGCCTCCGAGGCCTGTGTGTCTGCACTGCTCGGCCTGGAG CTGGAGCCCCTGGATCcgtccctgctgcagcagaagcccaacGTGAACGCTGTGGCCACGCTGGAGAAGGTCATCGAGATCCAGA GCCAGCACTGGGGCTCCGTGAAGCGCTTCGCGGCCGCCGTGGGCTGCTCCTTGCTGGAGGCGCAGAagggggaggcagaggaggcagagacGGTGACAGCCATGGCCCTGCTGTCCGTGGGGGCCGAGCAGGGCGGCGCCGACCCACGGCCCAG GCCAGCAGAGGAGCCAATGGAGGCTGAACCCACGCTGTGA
- the HDAC5 gene encoding histone deacetylase 5 isoform X2 → MDPQSDAEGGSNPEPSLDLLSCTQLPAALPTPGPEGLAEARGVPEACAERRGPGLDAAARERQLQRELLALKQQQQLQKQLLFAEFQKQHEHLTRQHEVQLQKHLKQQEALAARRQQELEQQRQRQEALEQQQRLEQLHALRTKDKSRESAIASTEVKLKLQEFLLSKTKEPAPGPPNHSLPQHPKCWAHHTSLDQSSPPQTGSPGTPPSYKLPALGTYDSRDDFPLRKTASEPNLKVRSRLKQKVTERRSSPLLRRKDGSVISACRRRALEVTVSSVCSSAPGSGPSSPNSSHSAIAENGFTGSVPNIPAEPRALALDGTGQLSLYTSPSLPNISLGLQATVTVTSSHLSASPKLSPQAEAERPGVATLRPGATLTGKFLSTSSIPGCLLGVALDGDPPAGPATLLQHVLLLEQARQQSALIAVPLHGQSPLVSGERVGSVRAVPKLPRHRPLSRTQSSPLPQSPQALPHGALQHHFLDKQQVQLGKLLPKSGELARPPPTHPEETEEELTEQQSPPPGDRVPPGPPLTIVSPDAGDPPEQRQEPEGCGGACEEPGEGGDEPEGPGGVSGVTELGASYKQVFPEAQLQLYPGPALGILALPHPALARTQSSPASAGIKPPVPDGPPKHLFTTGVVYDTFMLKHQCTCGNTNVHPEHAGRIQSIWSRLQETGLLGKCERIRGRKATLEEIQAVHSEHHTLLYGTSPLNRQKLDSKKLLGPISQKMYAVLPCGGIGVDSDTVWNEMHSSSAVRMAVGCLLELSFKVAAGEIKNGFAIIRPPGHHAEESTAMGFCFFNSVAISAKLLQQKLSVGRILIVDWDIHHGNGTQQAFYSDPDVLYISLHRYDDGNFFPGSGAPEEVGSGLGVGYNINIAWTGGVDPPIGDVEYLTAFRTVVMPIANEFSPDVVLVSAGFDAVEGHLSPLGGYSVTAKCFGHLTKQLMMLAGGRVVLALEGGHDLTAICDASEACVSALLGLELEPLDPSLLQQKPNVNAVATLEKVIEIQSQHWGSVKRFAAAVGCSLLEAQKGEAEEAETVTAMALLSVGAEQGGADPRPRPAEEPMEAEPTL, encoded by the exons GGGCTGGACGCGGCGGCGCGGGAGCGGCAGCTGCAGCGGGAGCTGCTGGccctcaagcagcagcagcagctccagaagcaGCTCCTCTTCGCCGAGTTCCAGAAGCAGCACGAGCACCTCACCCGCCAGCACGAGGTCCAGCTCCAGAAGCACCTCAAG cagcaggaggcgcTGGCGGCTCggcggcagcaggagctggagcagcagcggcagcggcaggaggccctggagcagcagcagcgtctggagcagctccatgCCCTGCGCACCAAGGACAAGAGCAGGGAGA GTGCCATCGCCAGCACGGAGGTGAAGCTGAAGCTGCAGGAGTTTCTGCTCAGCAAGACGAAGGAGCCAGCTCCTGGCCCCCCCAACCattccctcccccagcaccccaaatGTTG GGCTCACCACACCTCGTTGGACCAGAGTTCCCCCCCCCAGACCGGCAGCCCGGGCACCCCCCCGTCCTACAAGCTCCCTGCGCTGGGCACCTACGACAGCAGGGACGACTTCCCGCTCCGCAAAACCG CCTCGGAACCCAACCTGAAGGTGCGGTCGCGGTTAAAACAGAAGGTGACGGAGCGCAGGAGCAGTCCCCTGCTGCGGAGGAAGGATGGCTCCGTGATCAGCgcctgccgccgccgcgcccTCGAGGTCACCG TGTCGTCAGtctgcagcagtgccccagGCTCTGGGCCCAGCTCCCCCAACAGCTCCCACAGTGCCATCGCCGAGAATGGCTTCACCGGCTCCGTCCCCAACATCCCCGCAGAG CCCCGTGCCCTCGCCCTGGATGGCACAGGCCAGCTCAGCCTCTACACGTCCCCGTCCCTGCCCAACatctccctggggctgcaggcCACTGTCACTGTCACCAGCTCCCACCTCAGC GCGTCCCCCAAGCTGTCGCCGCAGGCAGAGGCCGAGCGCCCGGGGGTGGCCACCCTGCGGCCCGGGGCCACCCTCACGGGCAAGTTCCTGAGCACCTCTTCCATCCCgggctgcctgctgggggtGGCCCTGGACGGGGACCCCCCCGCCGGGCCCGCGACCCTGCTGCAGCAcgtcctgctgctggagcaagcGCGGCAGCAGAGCGCCCTCATCGCCG TGCCCCTGCACGGGCAGTCGCCGCTGGTGAGCGGGGAGCGCGTGGGCAGCGTGCGGGCAGTGCCCAAGCTGCCTCGGCACCGGCCCCTCAGCCGCACCCAGTCCTCGCCCCTgccccagagcccccaggcccTGCCCCACGGCGCCCTCCAGCACCACTTCCTCGACAAGCAGCAGGTCCAGCTGGGGAAG ctgctccccaaGTCAGGGGAGCTGGCACGGCCGCCCCCTACCCACCCCGAGGAGACGGAGGAGGAGCTGACAGAGCAGCAGTCACCCCCCCCGGGGGACAGGGTCCCCCCCGGGCCCCCCCTCACCATCGTGTCCCCCGATGCTGGAGACCCCCCAGAGCAGCggcaggagcctgagggctgtggaggggcctGCGAGGAGCCAGGGGAGGGTGGGGACGAGCCCGAGGGTCCCGGGGGGGTCTCTGGTGTCACCGAGCTGGGAGCCAGCTACAAGCAG GTGTTCCCtgaggctcagctgcagctgtaccctggcccagccctgggcatcctggcactgccccacccagcccttgcccgcACCCAGTCGTCCCCTGCCAGTGCTGGCATCAAGCCCCCTGTGCCCGATGGGCCCCCCAAGCACCTCTTCACTACAG GCGTGGTGTACGacaccttcatgctgaagcaCCAATGCACCTGCGGCAACACCAACGTCCACCCCGAGCACGCCGGCCGCATCCAGAGCATCTGGTCCCGGCTGCAGGAGACTGGGCTGCTGGGCAAGTGTGAG CGCATCCGGGGCCGGAAGGCGACGCTGGAGGAGATCCAGGCTGTGCACTCGGAGCACCACACTCTGCTCTACGGCACCAGCCCTCTCAACCGCCAGAAGCTCGACAGCAAGAAGCTGCTGG GTCCCATCAGCCAGAAGATGTATGCGGTGCTGCCCTGCGGGGGCATTGGG GTGGACAGCGACACAGTGTGGAACGAGATGCACTCCTCCAGCGCCGTGCGCATGGCCGtgggctgcctgctggagctCTCCTTCAAGGTGGCTGCTGGCGAGATCAAG AACGGCTTTGCCATCATCCGCCCCCCAGGGCACCACGCCGAGGAGTCCACGGCCAT GGGCTTCTGCTTCTTCAACTCCGTGGCCATCTCggccaagctgctgcagcagaagctgagtGTGGGCAGGATCCTCATCGTGGACTGG GACATCCACCACGGCAACGGCACCCAGCAAGCCTTCTACAGCGACCCTGACGTCCTCTACATCTCCCTGCACCGCTACGACGACGGCAACTTCTTCCCGGGCAGCGGAGCGCCGGAGGAG gtgggcagcggGCTGGGAGTGGGCTACAACATCAACATCGCCTGGACGGGTGGCGTGGACCCCCCCATCGGGGACGTGGAGTAtctcacagccttcag gACCGTGGTGATGCCCATTGCCAACGAGTTCTCCCCGGAcgtggtgctggtctctgccgGCTTCGACGCCGTCGAGGGTCACCTGTCCCCCCTGGGTGGCTACTCTGTCACTGCCAAGT GTTTCGGGCACTTGACCAAGCAGCTGATGATGCTGGCGGGGGGCAGGGTGGTGCTGGCCCTGGAGGGGGGACATGACCTGACAGCCATCTGCGACGCCTCCGAGGCCTGTGTGTCTGCACTGCTCGGCCTGGAG CTGGAGCCCCTGGATCcgtccctgctgcagcagaagcccaacGTGAACGCTGTGGCCACGCTGGAGAAGGTCATCGAGATCCAGA GCCAGCACTGGGGCTCCGTGAAGCGCTTCGCGGCCGCCGTGGGCTGCTCCTTGCTGGAGGCGCAGAagggggaggcagaggaggcagagacGGTGACAGCCATGGCCCTGCTGTCCGTGGGGGCCGAGCAGGGCGGCGCCGACCCACGGCCCAG GCCAGCAGAGGAGCCAATGGAGGCTGAACCCACGCTGTGA